CTTCATCGAGCGCCCCGTCGCCACATCGCTGCTTATGGCGGCGGTGCTGCTGGTGGGCGCGCTCGCCTTCCGCTTCCTGCCGCTCTCGGCGCTGCCGGAGGTGGACTATCCCACCATTGCGGTGCGCACCTTCTATCCCGGTGCCAGCCCGGAGGTGATGACCTCGGCCGTGACGGCGCCGCTGGAGCGCCAGCTCGGCCAGATGGCGAACCTCAAGCAGATGAGTTCGGTCAGCTCCGCCGGCGCCTCCATCATCACGCTCCAGTTCGGTCTCGACCTGACGCTGGACGTGGCCGAGCAGGAGGTGCAGGCGGCCATCAATGCCGCCGGCAACCTGCTGCCGAGTGACCTGCCCGCCCCGCCCATCTATGCCAAGGTCAATCCGGCCGACGCACCGATCCTCACCCTTGCGGTCACGTCGAAGACCCTGAGCCCGACGGCGCTGGAGGACATCGCCGACACGCGGGTGGCGCAGAAGCTTTCGCAGATCCAGGGCGTCGGTCTCGTCAGCCTCGGCGGCGGTCAGCGGCCGGCGGTGCGCATTCGCGCCAATCTCTCGGCGCTCGCCGCCTACGGCCTCAACATCGACGATCTGCGCACCAGCATTTCCAACGCCAACGTCAACAGCCCCAAGGGCAATTTCGACGGGCCGATGCGCGCCTATTCGGTGACGGCCAACGACCAGATCAAGGACCCGGCCGTCTATCGCGACCTCGTCATCGCCTATCGCAAGGGCGCGCCGGTCCGGCTGTCGCAGGTGGCCGAGGTGATCGACGGAGCGGAAAACGACAAGCTCGCCGCCTGGATGAACACGACGCCGGCCATCATCCTCAACATCCAGCGCCAGCCGGGCGCCAACGTCATCGCGGTGGTGAACGAGATCAAGGCGATCCTGCCGGAACTCACCGCCAACCTGCCCTCCGCCGTTCAGGTGGACATCCTCACCGACCGCACCACCACCATCCGCGCCTCCGTGCTCGATACGGAGATCGAGCTGGTGTTCGCCGTGGCCCTCGTGGTGCTGGTGATCTTCCTCTTCCTGCGCAACCTGCCGGCGACCGTCATCCCGAGCCTGTCCGTGCCGCTCTCCATCGTCGGCACGTTCGCGGTCATGTATCTGGCGGGCTTCAGCCTCAACAATCTTTCGCTGATGGCTCTCACCATCGCCACCGGCTTCGTGGTGGACGATGCGATCGTGATGATCGAGAACATCGCCCGCTATGTGGAAGAGGGGATGGAGCCCTATGAAGCGGCGCTGAAGGGCTCGGCGCAGATCGGCTTCACCATCGTCTCGCTCACCGTCTCGCTGATCGCGGTGCTGATCCCGCTGCTGTTCATGGCGGACGTGATCGGCCGCCTGTTCCGCGAATTCGCGATCACCCTGTCCGTCACCATCCTCATCTCGGCGGTGGTCTCGCTCACCCTCGTGCCCATGCTGTGCGCGCGCATGCTGAAGGCGGCGCCCCACCGCCCCGCCGAGGCCTCCCGGCGCATCGGCTGGTTCGACCGGCTGATCGCCGCCTATGGCCGGATGCTGAAGGTGGTGCTGCGCCACCAGATCACGACCCTGATGGTCGCCCTCGGCACGCTCGCCCTGACGGTGGCGCTCTACGTGGTCATCCCCAAGGGCTTCTTCCCGGTGCAGGACACGGGGCTCATCCAGGGCGTGACCGAAGCCTCCCAGTCCATTTCCTTCTCCGCCATGGCCGAGCGCCAGCAGGCGCTGGTGACGGAACTGCTGAAGGATCCGAACGTCGAGAACGTCACCTCCTTCATCGGTGCCGACGGCACCAACACCACGCTGAACAGCGGCCGGCTCCAGATCGCGCTGAAACCCCGCGACGACCGGGACATGGGCGTGCTCGACGTGATCCGCGAGCTGAACGCGCGCGTCGCCAACGTGCGCGGCATCTCGCTCTACATGCAGCCGGTGCAGGATCTTACCGTGGATGCCACGGTCGCGCGGGGCCAGTACCAGTTCATCCTCTCGGATACCAATCCGCAGGAGCTCTCCCAGTGGGTGCCCAAGCTCGTGGACGCCCTCGCCGCGCGGCCCGAGTTGCAGGACGTTTCCAGCAACCTTCTGGACAAGGGCCTCGCGGTTGACATCACCCTCGACCGCGACACCGCCGCGCGCTTCGGCATCACCACGGCGACGCTCGACAATGCGCTCTATGACGCCTTCGGGCAGCGCATCATCTCCACCATCTTCACGCAGACCAACCAGTATCGCGTGATCCTCGAGGCGGACCCGGCGCTCCAGGCCAATTTGAAGTCGCTGGAGAATGTTCATGTGCCCTCCTCCGCCGGCGGGCAGGTGCCGCTCTCGGCCATCGCCACCATCACCGAGCGCACGGCGCCGCTCCAGATCGCCCATCTGAGCCAGTTTCCCGCCGTCACCGTCTCCTTCAACCTCGCGCCCGGCGTGGCGCTGGGCGAGGCGGTGGAGATCGTGAAGGAGGTGGAGCGCGGCATCGGCTTGCCGGCCAGCATCACCACCGCCTTCCAGGGCGCGGCGCTGGCCTTCCAGGGGGCGCTGTCAAACCAGCTCCTGCTGATCCTTGCGGCGCTGGTGACGGTCTATGTGGTGCTGGGCGTGCTCTATGAGAGCTACATCCACCCCATCACCATCCTCTCCACCCTGCCCTCCGCCAGCGTCGGCGCGCTGCTGGCGCTGATGGCGACCGGCGGGGAGCTGGATGTCATCGGCATCATCGGCATCATCCTGCTCATCGGCATCGTGAAGAAGAACGCGATCATGATGATCGACTTCGCCCTCGATGCGGAGCGCAACCAGGGCATGGCGCCGGAGGAAGCCATCTATCAGGCCTGCCTGCTGCGCTTCCGGCCGATCCTGATGACCACCATGGCGGCCATCCTCGGCGCCCTGCCGCTGGTGTTGGGACAGGGCGCGGGCTCGGAGCTGCGGTCGCCGCTCGGCATCTGCATCATCGGCGGTCTCGTGGCGAGCCAGATCCTCACCCTGTTCACCACGCCGGTCATCTATCTGATGTTCGAGCGCGCCGCCCGGCGCCTCGCCCGCTGGACCGGCCGCGCGCCGGAAGAGGCGCTGCCGTGAACATTTCGGCGCCCTTCATCCGACGGTCGGTTGCCACCACGCTGCTGACCATCGGCCTTGGCCTGTCCGGGCTGCTCGCCTATTTCAACCTGCCGGTGGCGCCGCTGCCGCAGGTGGACATCCCGACCATCCAGGTGAGCGCCTCCATGCCGGGCGCGAGCCCGGACACCATGGCCTCCACGGTGGCGACGCCGCTGGAGCGCCATCTCGGCCAGATCGCCGACGTGAGCGAGATCACCTCCAACAGCACGCTCGGCCAGACCCGCATCACGCTCCAGTTCGGCCTCAGCCGCGACATCGACGGTGCCGCACGCGACGTGCAGGCTGCCATCAACGCCGCCCGTGCGGACCTGCCGGCGGCCCTGCGCAGCAATCCGACCTATCGCAAGGTCAACCCGGCGGACGCGCCTGTGATGATCCTGTCGCTCACCTCGGACACGCTGAGCCGCGGCCAGCTCTATGACAGTGCCGCCACGGTGCTCCAGCAGAAGCTCTCGCAGGTGAAGGGCGTGGGGCAGGTGACCATCGGCGGCAGTTCCCTGCCGGCGGTGCGGGTGGAAATCAATCCGAGCGCCCTGTCGCAATACGGCATCGGGCTTGAGGACGTGCGCGCGGCGCTCGCCGCCGCCAATGCGAATTCCCCCAAGGGCGCCATCGAGTCCAAAGGCCAGCGCTGGCAGATCTATACCAACGACCAGGCCTCCAAGGCGGACGCCTACCGCTCCCTCATCATTGCCTATCGCAACAATGCGCCCGTGCGCATTTCGGATGTCGCGACGGTCGAGGACTCGGTGGAGAACATCCGCAACGAGGGGCTCGCCAATGGCAAGCCCTCGGTACTCATCCTCATCTCCCGCGAGCCCGGCGCGAACATCATCGAGACCATCGACCGGGTGAAGGACCTGATGCCGGAGTTGCGGGCCTCGATCCCCGCCGACATCACGCTCGCCATCGCGCAGGACCGCACCGCCACCATCCGCGCCTCGGTGGCGGACGTGGAACATGCCCTCCTCATCGCCGTCATTCTGGTGGTGGTCGTCGTCTTCGCCTTCCTGCGGGATGCGCGGGCGGCGCTCATCCCCAGCGTGGCGGTGCCGGTGTCGCTGCTCGGCACCTTCTCGGCCATGTATCTGCTGGGCTACAGCCTCGACAATTTCTCCCTCATGGCGCTCACCATCGCCACCGGCTTCGTGGTGGATGACGCCATCGTGGTGGTGGAGAACGTCATCCGCCACATGGAGGCGGGCAAGTCGCGCCTCGAGGCGGCGCTGGCGGGGGCGCGGGAGGTGGGCTTCACCGTGCTCTCCATGAGCATCTCGCTCATCGCCGTCTTCATTCCGCTGCTGCTCATGGGCGGCATCGTCGGCCGCTTCTTCCGGGAATTCTCCGTCACCATCTCGGTGGCGATCCTCGTCTCCATGGTGGTGTCGCTGACCACCACGCCCATGATGTGCGCCTATCTGCTGCGCCCGCACCGGGCAGAGCGGCCGGGCAACCGGCTGGGCCGTGCGGCGGAACGCGTGTTCAAGGGCATCCTCGCCGGCTATGCGCGCTCCCTCGACTGGGCGCTGGCGCACCGTCTCTTCATCCTGCTGCTGCTCGGCGGCGTGGTGGCGCTCAACGTCCACCTCTTCTCCGTCGTGCCCAAGGGGTTCTTCCCGCAGCAGGACACCGGCATGCTGGTGGGCGGCGCGCAGGCGGACCAGAGCATCTCTTTCCAGCTCATGCGCCAGAAGCTCATGCGCTTCGTGGAGATCATCAAGTCCGATCCGGCCGTGGACAGTGTGGTGGGCTATACCGGCGGCGGGCAGACCAATTCCGCCTTCGTCTTCGTCTCGCTGAAGCCCAAGGAGGAACGGGACGCCTCCGCCGATCAGGTCATCGCCCGGCTGCGCGGTCGCCTGTCGTCCGTCCCCGGCGCCACCATGTTCCTTCAGGCCATGCAGGACGTGCGGGCGGGCGGGCGCCAGTCCAATGCCCAGTACCAGTTCACGCTCCAGAGCGACGATCTCGCCCTGCTGCGCGAATGGACGCCCAAGATCACGGAAGCTCTCAAGCGCAACCCCGACCTCGTGGACGTGAATTCGGACACGCAGGAAAAGGGGCTGGAGATGCAGCTCGACATCAACCGGGACACCGCCGCCCGGCTGGGGCTCTCCATGAGCCAGATCAGCAACACGCTCTATGACGCCTTCGGCCAGCGGCAGGTCTCCACCATCTACGCGCCGCTGAACCAGTATCACGTGGTCATGGAGGTGGCGCCGCGTTACTGGCAGGACCCGCGCACGCTGGACGACATCCGCATCTCCACCAGCGGCGCGGCGCTGGCGGGGAGCCTTGCCACCGCATCGGTCACGAGCCAGATCACCTCAACGGTCTCCAGCGCGCTCTCGGCCGCCACGGGCACGACCGATACGACGCTCGATGCGGTGCGCAACGCCAGCACGAACCGCATCGCCAACACCACGAAATCCGGCACCTCCACGGGCGCGGCGGTGAGCACCCGCTTCTCGCCCTCCATCCCGCTGTCTGCTTTCGCCTCCTACGGGCCGGGCAATGCGCCGCTGGCGGTGAACCATCAGGGCCTGTTCGCCGCCGCGACCATTTCCTTCAACCTGCCGGAGGGCAAGACCATCGGCGATGCGGTGGCTTCCATCCAGCGCACGATGGTGGAGATCGGCACGCCCGCCAGCGTCCACGGCACCTTCCAGGGGACGGCCAAGGTGTTCCAGCAGTCGCTGTCCTCCCAGCCGCTGTTGATCCTGCTGGCGCTGGCGACGGTCTATGTGGTGCTGGGCGTGCTCTATGAGAGCTTCATCCACCCCATCACCATCCTCTCCACTTTGCCCTCCGCCGGACTCGGCGCGGTGCTGGCGCTGATCGCCTTCAACACCGAGTTCAGCCTTATCGCGCTGATCGGTGTGATCCTGCTCATCGGCATCGTGAAGAAGAATGCCATCATGATGGTGGACTTCGCGCTGGAAGCGGAGCGCCAGCAGGGCCTGCCGCCGGCCGCCGCCATCCGCGAAGCCTGTCTCCAGCGCTTCCGCCCGATCCTGATGACCACGCTGGCGGCAGTCTTCGGCGCCCTGCCACTGGCGCTCGCCTCCGGCACGGGTGCCGAGCTACGCCAGCCGCTCGGCATCTCGATCATCGGCGGGCTGCTGGTGAGCCAGTTGCTCACCCTCTATTCGACACCCGTCGTCTATCTCTGGCTGGATCGCCTGCGGGGTCGCGAGCGCCGCCGCCGGCTTGCGCCGGCGCCCGCGGAATGAGATGCGCCCTCAGCCGTTCAGCTGCCAGAGGGTGAAGTTGAGCACGCTGGCGAACCCCACCCAGGCGGCCAGCGGCACGAGGCAGGCGCCCGCCAGCCGGTCCAGCCGCCAGAAGGCGCCGATGGTCGCGAGGATGACCAGCCACTGCGGGCCGATGTTGAGGACGCCCAGCAGCGGGCTGTGGAGATAGAAGAACATCCACGACCAGGCGGCGTTGAGCACGAGCTGGAGGAAGAACAGCGTTAGCGCCGTCGAGCGTCCGGGCGTCGCCTCCGGCAGGCGCAGGATGCGCCACGCCGCATAGGCCATCAGCACATAGAGCGTCGTCCAAACCGGGCCGAAGATCCAGTTCGGCGGGTTGAACGCGGGCTTCACCAGCCCCGCGTACCAGGGGGCCAGATTGGGGAAGGTGGCGATCTGCCCAAGCACGGAGGCGGCAACCACCGGCAGCACCGCGAGCGCCACCTGCCCGAGACCCTGCGGGGAAAGAAGCCGAATGCGCTGTGCCGTCATCTCATGATCCTCGCTGTATGTCCGGCCCGAAAGCCGCCCGTCCGCGCCGGCGGACCGAAGGTGCTGGAACCGGTTTACCTGATCCGTGGCCCGTGCCCGTCCGTAGCAGAC
The Azorhizobium caulinodans ORS 571 genome window above contains:
- a CDS encoding TspO/MBR family protein, encoding MTAQRIRLLSPQGLGQVALAVLPVVAASVLGQIATFPNLAPWYAGLVKPAFNPPNWIFGPVWTTLYVLMAYAAWRILRLPEATPGRSTALTLFFLQLVLNAAWSWMFFYLHSPLLGVLNIGPQWLVILATIGAFWRLDRLAGACLVPLAAWVGFASVLNFTLWQLNG
- a CDS encoding efflux RND transporter permease subunit — translated: MNISAPFIRRSVATTLLTIGLGLSGLLAYFNLPVAPLPQVDIPTIQVSASMPGASPDTMASTVATPLERHLGQIADVSEITSNSTLGQTRITLQFGLSRDIDGAARDVQAAINAARADLPAALRSNPTYRKVNPADAPVMILSLTSDTLSRGQLYDSAATVLQQKLSQVKGVGQVTIGGSSLPAVRVEINPSALSQYGIGLEDVRAALAAANANSPKGAIESKGQRWQIYTNDQASKADAYRSLIIAYRNNAPVRISDVATVEDSVENIRNEGLANGKPSVLILISREPGANIIETIDRVKDLMPELRASIPADITLAIAQDRTATIRASVADVEHALLIAVILVVVVVFAFLRDARAALIPSVAVPVSLLGTFSAMYLLGYSLDNFSLMALTIATGFVVDDAIVVVENVIRHMEAGKSRLEAALAGAREVGFTVLSMSISLIAVFIPLLLMGGIVGRFFREFSVTISVAILVSMVVSLTTTPMMCAYLLRPHRAERPGNRLGRAAERVFKGILAGYARSLDWALAHRLFILLLLGGVVALNVHLFSVVPKGFFPQQDTGMLVGGAQADQSISFQLMRQKLMRFVEIIKSDPAVDSVVGYTGGGQTNSAFVFVSLKPKEERDASADQVIARLRGRLSSVPGATMFLQAMQDVRAGGRQSNAQYQFTLQSDDLALLREWTPKITEALKRNPDLVDVNSDTQEKGLEMQLDINRDTAARLGLSMSQISNTLYDAFGQRQVSTIYAPLNQYHVVMEVAPRYWQDPRTLDDIRISTSGAALAGSLATASVTSQITSTVSSALSAATGTTDTTLDAVRNASTNRIANTTKSGTSTGAAVSTRFSPSIPLSAFASYGPGNAPLAVNHQGLFAAATISFNLPEGKTIGDAVASIQRTMVEIGTPASVHGTFQGTAKVFQQSLSSQPLLILLALATVYVVLGVLYESFIHPITILSTLPSAGLGAVLALIAFNTEFSLIALIGVILLIGIVKKNAIMMVDFALEAERQQGLPPAAAIREACLQRFRPILMTTLAAVFGALPLALASGTGAELRQPLGISIIGGLLVSQLLTLYSTPVVYLWLDRLRGRERRRRLAPAPAE
- a CDS encoding MdtB/MuxB family multidrug efflux RND transporter permease subunit; translated protein: MNPSRPFIERPVATSLLMAAVLLVGALAFRFLPLSALPEVDYPTIAVRTFYPGASPEVMTSAVTAPLERQLGQMANLKQMSSVSSAGASIITLQFGLDLTLDVAEQEVQAAINAAGNLLPSDLPAPPIYAKVNPADAPILTLAVTSKTLSPTALEDIADTRVAQKLSQIQGVGLVSLGGGQRPAVRIRANLSALAAYGLNIDDLRTSISNANVNSPKGNFDGPMRAYSVTANDQIKDPAVYRDLVIAYRKGAPVRLSQVAEVIDGAENDKLAAWMNTTPAIILNIQRQPGANVIAVVNEIKAILPELTANLPSAVQVDILTDRTTTIRASVLDTEIELVFAVALVVLVIFLFLRNLPATVIPSLSVPLSIVGTFAVMYLAGFSLNNLSLMALTIATGFVVDDAIVMIENIARYVEEGMEPYEAALKGSAQIGFTIVSLTVSLIAVLIPLLFMADVIGRLFREFAITLSVTILISAVVSLTLVPMLCARMLKAAPHRPAEASRRIGWFDRLIAAYGRMLKVVLRHQITTLMVALGTLALTVALYVVIPKGFFPVQDTGLIQGVTEASQSISFSAMAERQQALVTELLKDPNVENVTSFIGADGTNTTLNSGRLQIALKPRDDRDMGVLDVIRELNARVANVRGISLYMQPVQDLTVDATVARGQYQFILSDTNPQELSQWVPKLVDALAARPELQDVSSNLLDKGLAVDITLDRDTAARFGITTATLDNALYDAFGQRIISTIFTQTNQYRVILEADPALQANLKSLENVHVPSSAGGQVPLSAIATITERTAPLQIAHLSQFPAVTVSFNLAPGVALGEAVEIVKEVERGIGLPASITTAFQGAALAFQGALSNQLLLILAALVTVYVVLGVLYESYIHPITILSTLPSASVGALLALMATGGELDVIGIIGIILLIGIVKKNAIMMIDFALDAERNQGMAPEEAIYQACLLRFRPILMTTMAAILGALPLVLGQGAGSELRSPLGICIIGGLVASQILTLFTTPVIYLMFERAARRLARWTGRAPEEALP